One window from the genome of Acinetobacter lanii encodes:
- a CDS encoding PoNe immunity protein domain-containing protein, with the protein MLKFKFNRRQQFLDESYYQSTRSELVSAIESFLSESNDDEDIEAGWVDSYSIASRYQFDLFILDYTAGKPIEYLRLEFDKVIELFKELSIKQRAYYKNNNFSVFDIEILDDYCVYIWIISLCYLLKRTDLLPLVANLVDGEDQENGGKDWIVEEFLAFNDDNRFDCSDVLFSNPYFELSNAFVTQDNKVSFKHLNKFLKKWYKDLSGAPWHDTHKSEGGYYGYWAFEAACAVILLEIENDKEFHEYLYYPKDLIEFYRTFKPSSAEIDLLTKYQKVSIQAGKKCPQSGYWFTIAKENTRQYFKQGEIFPDFESDWGDVYWQFDGEE; encoded by the coding sequence ATGTTGAAATTTAAGTTTAATCGTAGACAACAATTTTTAGATGAAAGTTACTATCAATCTACAAGGAGTGAGCTTGTCAGCGCCATAGAAAGTTTTCTAAGTGAATCAAATGATGATGAAGATATCGAAGCAGGATGGGTAGACTCTTATTCGATAGCATCTAGATATCAATTTGATTTGTTTATTTTGGACTATACTGCTGGTAAACCGATTGAATATTTACGCTTAGAATTTGATAAAGTAATTGAATTATTCAAGGAACTCTCTATAAAACAGAGAGCCTATTATAAAAATAATAATTTTAGTGTTTTTGACATCGAAATTTTAGATGACTATTGTGTATATATATGGATTATCAGCCTTTGTTATTTATTAAAAAGAACTGATTTACTACCGTTGGTAGCTAACCTTGTTGATGGAGAGGATCAAGAAAATGGAGGAAAAGATTGGATTGTAGAGGAATTTTTGGCTTTTAATGACGATAACCGTTTTGATTGTTCAGATGTCCTTTTTTCAAATCCTTATTTTGAGTTATCAAATGCATTTGTGACCCAAGATAATAAAGTTTCATTCAAGCATTTAAACAAATTTTTAAAAAAATGGTATAAAGATTTATCTGGAGCTCCATGGCATGATACCCATAAATCAGAGGGTGGATATTATGGGTATTGGGCTTTTGAAGCAGCTTGCGCTGTTATTCTATTAGAAATAGAAAATGACAAAGAATTTCATGAATACCTCTATTATCCAAAAGACTTAATAGAGTTCTATCGTACATTTAAACCTAGTAGTGCTGAAATTGACCTCCTAACTAAATATCAAAAAGTATCAATTCAAGCAGGTAAAAAATGTCCTCAATCAGGTTATTGGTTCACTATAGCTAAGGAAAATACTCGTCAATACTTTAAACAAGGGGAAATTTTCCCTGATTTTGAAAGTGATTGGGGTGATGTGTATTGGCAGTTTGATGGCGAAGAATAA
- a CDS encoding PoNe immunity protein domain-containing protein — MDLVNIKRQQFLTLPMYETLKEETLDTIETFKVNPTGVGDSLEERWVYSYAIVAENYLNLLLLEYTAGNSLPFIRSQLEIVIDYYEQYGNKLRSYHKNINLPVFELFTVDGYCPCIWLISLCYLLHRKDLLPRVAELIDGEMRENVAQDWLIEEYLSFSDENRYDCSTVLV, encoded by the coding sequence ATGGATTTAGTTAATATAAAAAGACAACAATTTCTGACACTTCCAATGTATGAAACATTAAAGGAGGAAACTCTAGACACTATTGAAACTTTTAAAGTTAATCCCACAGGTGTTGGTGACTCACTGGAAGAAAGATGGGTATATTCTTATGCTATAGTAGCAGAAAACTATTTAAATCTACTTTTATTGGAATATACAGCTGGTAATAGTTTACCTTTCATTAGAAGCCAACTTGAAATAGTTATTGACTATTATGAGCAATATGGAAATAAGTTAAGAAGTTATCATAAAAATATAAACCTACCAGTTTTTGAATTATTTACTGTTGATGGCTATTGTCCATGTATTTGGTTAATTAGTTTGTGTTATCTACTTCACCGAAAGGATTTACTACCTCGAGTTGCAGAATTAATTGACGGTGAAATGAGAGAAAATGTTGCTCAAGATTGGTTGATTGAAGAGTATTTATCTTTTTCAGATGAAAATAGATATGACTGTTCAACAGTTTTAGTTTAA
- a CDS encoding IS630 family transposase, with the protein MPQWKQQYGEDHILYIDESGINTNETAEYGWSPKGQRCHAFKSGGHGTRLSMISAVRSNAPFKFTQPLVFHGSCDRNIFVCWLEYLLQDLKQKDDQTKSYLLILDNASIHKGRVIDDLAARYQIRIVYLPAYSPDLNPIERAWSVLKSKVRHMVAHSNKTLPDALDIAFKMM; encoded by the coding sequence TTGCCTCAGTGGAAGCAGCAATATGGTGAAGATCACATTCTTTATATCGATGAATCAGGCATCAATACCAATGAAACCGCAGAATATGGTTGGTCTCCAAAAGGTCAACGTTGTCATGCATTTAAGTCAGGTGGGCATGGCACGAGACTCAGTATGATCAGTGCGGTCAGATCAAATGCACCATTCAAGTTTACTCAACCTTTAGTTTTTCACGGTTCGTGTGATCGGAATATTTTTGTCTGTTGGTTGGAATATTTGTTGCAGGATTTAAAGCAAAAGGATGATCAGACTAAGAGTTATTTGCTGATTCTAGATAATGCATCCATTCATAAAGGTCGAGTAATTGATGACTTGGCAGCACGATATCAGATAAGAATTGTTTATCTACCTGCATATAGTCCTGATCTAAATCCTATTGAGAGAGCATGGTCTGTCCTAAAAAGTAAAGTCAGACATATGGTTGCCCATAGCAATAAAACACTTCCCGACGCTTTGGATATTGCATTCAAGATGATGTAG
- a CDS encoding IS630 transposase-related protein — MPKTYSVDLREKAMQFYKESKHKSKTCEIFNIARTTLDDWILIEQQTGQLKQPKSPNVGRPSKILDLQAFEAFVKTTPFTQAKDLIHLFEQKFGYSVGYHVILKALNKMGWTRKKRVFSTNKPAS, encoded by the coding sequence ATGCCAAAAACATATTCTGTCGATTTACGCGAAAAAGCCATGCAGTTTTATAAAGAGTCAAAGCATAAATCTAAGACGTGCGAAATATTTAATATTGCCAGAACCACGCTCGATGATTGGATCCTGATCGAACAGCAGACTGGTCAACTCAAACAACCTAAGTCTCCAAATGTAGGACGTCCCTCAAAGATTCTGGACCTGCAAGCTTTTGAAGCATTTGTAAAAACAACGCCATTTACCCAAGCTAAAGATCTTATTCATTTGTTTGAACAGAAATTCGGTTATAGCGTTGGCTATCATGTCATTTTAAAAGCTCTAAATAAGATGGGTTGGACGCGTAAAAAAAGAGTTTTCTCTACAAACAAGCCTGCAAGTTAA